A segment of the bacterium genome:
TCAGGGAATATAGGCTTAACGTGCCGACCCGTAAAGCCAACTCCACCAGCCTGGCCGCTTTTATAAGGCGATTCGGCGGCGCGGGCAATTCAAGTGGGTTTTTCTTTACACTGAATCAGTTTTTCTCATCCAGATCACACCGGAGACAGCGGCGGGCCTCCTTCATGGCCATCTCCACGCTAAACCCCAGGTCCACTTCAACCGAGGAATCCAGCCGTCGATGGGCATCGAGGGTAGGCATCTCCGGCCTCACCAGGAGCATGTCGTCGTCCGTCAGTTTTACGGCTTCAACCGGGTCGATGTCGGGCCTCATGATGTCGTAAAGGGGAGCCACATCCTCCCCGTTTAAAAACAGCTCCATGTGGGCGGCGGCCCTCTTTCCGGCTGCGATGGCGCCGATGACCATCCAGGGCCCGGTGACCACGTCACCCCCGGCGAAAACTCCCTCGAGGTTTGTCATCTGGGAGAAGGGGTGGGCCTGGATGGTATTCCAGTCGGTTGTCTCGAGGCCATTTCCTGTTCCAAGGAACGAAAGGTCCGAGCGCCCCCCGATGGCCACGATGAGGTTGTCCAGCGGGATCTCGAACTCGGAGTCCGGGATCGGGATCGGTCTTTGCCTCCCGCTGGAGTCCGGCTCCCCGAGTTCCATGCGTGTGCAGATAAGGCCTGATATCCGGCCGCCCCTGGTCTGGACCCTCGCCGGTGCCACCAGGGTCTGCAGGTCCACATCCTCCCTGAGGGCTTCGTGGACCTCCATGGCGTCCGCGGGCATCTCCTTCTGCGTTCTCCTGTAGAGGATAGCGACGTGTGCCCCTTGCCTGCGGGCGACACGGGCCGCGTCGATGGCGGCGTTGCCGCCGCCCACCACCGCGGCCCTTTTTCCAAGATGGACATCTTCGCCCAGGTTGATCTTTCTCAGGAACTCCAGGCTCTTGATGACCCCTTCGGCATCCTCACCGGGAATGCCCAGCTCCTGGTCCACGTGGGCTCCCGTGGCGATAAAGACGGCGGCGTGCTCCCTTCTCACCTGGTCGAAACTCAGGCCGTTGCCGATGGGCGTGTTGTAGTGGATCTTCACCCCCATGGACTCGATGAGCCCGATCTCGTGGTTGAGCACGTCCCTGGGCAGGCGGTATTCCGGGACGCCCAGGGTCAGCATGCCTCCGGCGATCCTCTGGGCCTCGAAAATGACGGGAGTGAAATCTTTCATGGCCAGGAATGAGGCCGCGGTAAGGCCGGCCGGACCGGCGCCGATGATACCCACCATCTTGCCTTTGCCCGAGATCTTCCGCGTTTTGACGACGTACTTGCCGGTAATGGCCTCCTTTGCGGCGTTGTCGGCCGCCACCCTTTTCAGGCTGCAGATGCTGACGGGCTCGTCCAGGTCAGCCCTTCGGCAAACGACTTCGCACGGGTGGTGGCACACCCTGCCGCAGACGGCCGGCAGGGGGTTCGTCATCCGGATGACATCCAGGGCTTCGCTGAACCTGCCAAGGGCGATAAGAGCCACGTAGGCCGGGACATCGGTCTCCGTTGGACAGTTGTGCTGGCAGGGGGTGGAGATGATATTCCGGCAGATGACCGCCGGACAGTGCTTTTCGACGATATGGGCGACGTACTCCTCCCTGAAGTAGCGGAGAGTGGACAGCACCGGGTTGGGCGCTGTCTGCCCGAGCCCGCACAGGGACAGGCTCTTGATCTGGTGGCCCAGGTCTTCCAGATTATCCAGGTCCTCCATGGTCCCTTCGCCGTCGGTGATCCTTGTCAGGATGTCCAGCATGGTCCTGGTGCCCAGGCGGCACGGGACGCACTTTCCGCACGATTCCGAGGTCGTGAAGTTAAGGAAGAACCGGGCCACGTCCACCATGCAGGATCGTTCGTCCATGATGACGATGCCCCCTGAGCCCATCATGGCTCCCGCCTGGATGAGTGAGTCGTAGTCGATGGGAGTCTCCACGATCCCGGCCGGCAGGCACCCTCCGGAGGGGCCGCCCAGCTGAGCGGCCTTGAACCTTCCGCCTCCGACGATACCGCCCCCGATGTCGTAGATGATCTCTTTTAACCGTGTTCCTGCCGGGACCTCGATAAGGCCTGTGTGCCTGATCTTCCCGGTGAGGGCGAACACCTTGGTGCCCTTTGTCCCTTCGGTGCCGATGGAACTGTACGCGTCGGCGCCGTTGAGGATGATGGGAGGCACACAGGCGAAGGTCTCCACGTTGTTGATGTTTGACGGCTTGTCCCACAGCCCCCGGTTGGCCGGGAAGGGCGGGCGCGGGCGCGGCATCCCCCTGTCCCCCTGGATGGAGGCCATGAGGGCCGTTTCCTCGCCGCACACGAAGGCCCCGGCGCCCTTCTTGATGCTCAGGGTAAAGGAAAAATCAGTGCCGAGGATGTTCTCTCCGATAAAACCGCGTTCACGGGCCTGGGCGATGGCGGTCACGAGTCTTTCGATGGCAAGGGGGTACTCGGCGCGGCAATAGATGTAGCCATATCGGGCACCGATGGCGAAAGCGGCGATGGTCATCCCCTCGATCACCGCGTGGGGATCGCCTTCCAGGACGCTCCGGTCCATGAAGGCGCCGGGATCGCCCTCGTCGGCGTTGCAGATGAGGTATTTAGGCTGCCCCGCGGCCTTGGCGCAGAACTCCCACTTCAACCCGGTAGGGAACCCGCCCCCTCCGCGTCCCCGAAGGCCGGAACTTTTGACGACCTCCCGCACCGTTTCGGGCCTCATCTGATTCAGAGCTTTTTTCAAAGCCTTGTAGCCGTCATGGGCAAGGTAGTCGTCGATAAGGTCGGGATCGATGAACCCGCACCTTCTGAGCACCAGCCGGTGCTGCTTTTTGAAAAAATCGATCTCGCTGTAGAGGGGGATCCCCTCAAAGGGTCTGTCCCCGTTTCCCCCGATCTGTCCGATGGCGTATTCCAGGACCGGTTTGCCGTCGACCAGGTGTTCCCTGATGATACGGGGGACCATGTCGGGCTGGACCTTGTGGTAGGTCACCCTGGCCCGGTCCGGGATGTGGACATCCATGAGGACCTCCTGGTAGCACATCCCGATGCACCCGGTCCTGAGGATCTCCACCTCCCCCTCGATGGAGCCCAGTTCCTCCTTGACCCGAGCGAGGACGCTGTTGGCGCCGGAGGCCAGTCCGCAGGTCCCCATGCCGATGATGACGCGTTTGCCGTTGCCGTTATTCATTTTGTTCTGGAATCCATTTCCCGCAGGTTTTCCATGATCTTTTGCGCCTTGACAGGATCCAACTGCCCATAAGCGTCCTTGTCCACCATGATCACGGGTGCAAGGCCGCAGGCTCCCAGGCAGGCGACCCTCTCGAAGGAAGCGAAAAGGTCTTCCGTGGTCTCACCGTGGGTGATCCCGAGGATGCTTTCCATCCTGGAGATCACGTTCTTCCCGCCCCTGACGTGACAGGCAGTGCCGGAACAGGCCCTGATGATGTGGCGCCCTCTGGGTGAAAGGTGAAACTGGGTGTAGAAGGTCATGACGCCGTAGACCTTGCTCCGGTAAACGCCGATCTCGTCGGCGATCATGTTGGCCGCCTCTTCGGGCACGTAGCCGTACACGTCCTGGACGTCCTGCAGCAGGGGGATGAGCATCCCTTTCGTGTCCGCGAACCGGGCAAGGATCTCCTGTACCGGTCCCAGGTCCAGGTTCTCTTCCGGCCCAACCGTTTTACCGAATCCGTTGTCCACTGGCGCCTCCCAAAAAGCAAAAACCGTCTCCCTGCCAGGAAGACGGTTGTCATCTCAACTTTCGCAAGGTTGCGAAGAACGGTGTTAGATCCGCCCGGATACGGCTTACCCCTCCTCTGATCCAAAGCGCATCCAGGGCCCTGGCAGAGTAGATAAATTGTACTAGTAAGCTTAGCGTATAATCAACATATTTTTACAGTAAAACCAACAGTAAAAAAGTCGGGTAACGGGAGCGTCAATCCGTTAACGACCGGCCATCAGCCTCGAAAGGGAGGATCTCGAAATATCGTGGCTCCCGGCTGCTTGGCCGGTCCTTGCGATACCTTGCCTGGGCCTGTTGAAGGGCTGGCCGGACAGCCGGCAGGACGCCCAGGGCAATGATCACGGTGAAAACTTTCCTCATGACTTCACCTCCAGTTCACCTCACTTTTCAAGGATAACGCAGATTGGGGGATAAGCTACAAGTTGAAATGATATTTTTTCGCCTGTCCCGGGTCTCAAAGGTCTTTCCCAATGCAGGCGGATACAGCGGCTTTTATAAATAGTGTAATGCTTTTACCGCTTCTACCGGAACAAAAAAGCCGGAGCAAAAGCTCCGGCCATGGTTTCATGTGACTTTGTCTGAGACTAGGATCTTGCCGTGATCCAGTCGCGTGCGTTCCGGACCCGCTGCAAAGTCCGCTCTTTCCCCAGCACCTCCATCACCTCGAACAGCCCCGGGCTGTCCTTGCGGTAGGTCAGGGCGATGCGCATGGGCTGGGCCAGAGCCTTGAGCTTCAACCCTTCCCCTTCCAGCCACTCCCGGATCTTCTCGTGGAGGGTCTCGTGGTCAAAGGGGTCGATGGTGGAGATGAACTCGGCGGCTTTGCCCAGAAGCGGCTCGATCCCCGCAGTGAGGAACTTTTCGGCCGGTTCGGCCTCGTACTCCAACTCCCGGAAGTAGAAAGTGGCCTTTTCGGCCATCTCCACCAGGGTCACCGCCCGTTCCCTCAACGTGAGAACTACCATTGTGAGCCACTGGATGTCTGGTTTGTCCGCGATCAGCCCCTTCTTTTCCAGGAAGGGAACGAGACGCTCTGCGATGTCCCCGGCATCGCACAGCTTCATCCACTGGCTGTTGAGCCACTCCAGCTTGTGGTGGTCGAAAATGGAGGGAGACTTGCCCTGGTCATCGAGGCGCCAGAGCTTCAGGATCTGATCAATGCTGAAGATCTCCTGCTCCTCGTGGGACCAGCCGAGGCGGACCAGGTAGTTAATGAGCGCCTCCCGGAGGTATCCCATCTCCTGGAACTCGGCTACGGCCGCGGCTCCATGCCGTTTGCTGAGTTTCTCCCGGTCCGGGCCAAGGATGAGGGACATATGGCCGAAACTGGGGGCCTTGTAGCCGAGGGCTTCGTAGAGCTGGAGCTGCCTGGGCGTGTTGGAAAGGTGATCCTCTCCCCGGATGACGTGGGTGATGCCCATGAGCGCATCGTCCACAACCACGGTAAGGTTATAGGTGGGGCTCCCGTCGGTTCTGCGGATGATCAGGTCGTCCATCTGGGTCTCGTCGAACATCACTGTTCCGCGGATCATGTCGTCAACGACGATCTGTCCTCCCTGGGGGGCTTTGAAGCGGATGGTAAAATCACCGTCCCGTTCCCCTTCCCTGAGCCGCCGACAGCGGCCATCGTACTTGGTGGCCCGCCCCTTGACAAAGGCCTCCTTCCTCATGGCCTCCAGCTCCTCGGCGGTGCAGTAACACCGGTACGCTTTGCCTTCGGCCAGGAGACGGTCGATATGCTCATTGTACAGGTCGAACCTTTCGGTCTGTCGAAAAGGGCCCTCGTCGAAATCGAGATGGAGCCACTCGAGGCCGTCCATGATCCAGCCGATCGCCTCATCGGTGGAGCGCGTAAGGTCGGTGTCCTCAATGCGGAGGATAACCTTGCCGCCGTGCTGACGGGCATGGATCCAGTTGTAAAGGGCGGTCCGGACCCCGCCGATGTGCAGGTACCCGGTGGGAGAGGGCGCGAAACGGACACGGATGTTTTCGGAAGCCATTATTCCTTCCTCTCATTTTGAGAATCCAGGCTCCTGTTGGTCAGGTAATAGTTATCCCGGCATACCCCACGACTTTCTCGTAATCGCCGCTGACTTCCCCGGAGGTGGCGTACCGGACCAGCCGGGCGCCTGTGGCCCCAAGGGCGATGGCTGCGTGGAGCATGGCTGCTGTGGGGAATATCCCGCACATGGAGATGCGCCGGCTGGCGACGGTGTCCAGGAGCCCGTCCGGGTCGAGGTCAAGGATCTTCGAGATGGCCTCCGAATCCTTGGCCCGGGCGGATTGATGGGTCTCGTAGTGGGTCATGTCGGAGCTGGCCACGAGGAGGATCTCGTCAGTTCGGCTGCTGATCACGTCCGCGAGAGCTTTCCCCAAAATACGGCACTCATCCCTGCCGAGCCTTGAAACGGTTATGGGAACAAAATCGAGTTCTTCCCCCCTGGCGTACCAGAGGAACGGAAGCTGGACCTCGATGGAATGTTCCCTGAGGTGAGCAAACTGGTCGGGGTTTGCCAGTTCGCAGCGCTGAAGGATCTGGTCCGCGAGGCCATCGTTCACGGATACATCGCCGAAGGGCATACGCCAACTGCCGCCGGGAAAGACCGAGACGGCAGGGCCCATCCCCGTGTGGTTGGGACCCAGTATGATAACCGTTCGGGGGATCCTCACGGAGGCGGCTGTCCGGCCCGCCACACCTCCGGAGTAAATGTACCCCGCGTGAGGCATGATCGCCCCGATAGCCTTTTGGGGCTGTGTTTCAGAGGTGAGGTAACCTGCCACCACCTGCCGGAGCTCTGCTTCCGCAGCCGGGAAGAACGTGCCGGCAACGGCGGGATCTCTGATCGGTCCTGCAGCCATCTTATCCCTCCAGACCCATGGCTTTCCGGAGCAGGCCGGCTGTCGAAAGGGCGGCGAGGGCCTCCCCTTCGATCCCAAGTTCGTTTGGAATGGATTTGATGATCGCTACCCGTCCCCTGTACCTGGCCGCTACGGCCAGGCGGCCGATGATCCCGGGAGTCCAGGCTGCGATCCCGGTTCCCAGGGGACGGTTGATCGGGAACTCCTGGAAGTTCTCGAGGTCGCTTGATACGTGGTCGAGACCTTCTCCAAGGAAGGGGATCACCGATTCGAGAGCTGTCAGGAGATCCTCCGTGACTTCGTCGACCGTATCCCGGGTGAGGCCGGCCAGGACGTCGGCCGGAAGGAGAGAGGTTACGGTAAGAGAGCGCCTGCCGTCAGGCGACATGTTCGATCCGGAAGGACTGAGGGCCAGAAAACAGCATTTCAGGCCAAGGGGGCCTCCGTCATCTTCACGCATCATGAGGAGGTTATCCTCCATTCCCAGGGGGACGATCTTTTCCTCTATCCCGAGGTAGAAGCGAACCGGGTGAACGGGCACAGGACCTTTGTCAGGTCCTGTTTTCCTGTTCTTCCACAGGCCTTCGATGGCGGATGCCAGCCCCTCGGTGGTGGACAAGGCCTTCGTCCGCACCCGGCCTCCGCCGGCGAGGAGGAGAGTCAGGCTGTCTCTTCCCGACTGCTCTATCCCGGTGACCTTCTCCGGTCCGAGGAGTTCACCGCCGTATTCCCTGAACCTCTGGAGCATGAGGTCCGTGATCCCTCTCGTACCCAGGGACTCCAGGAACGTTCCTCTCCTGCCCACGCTGTGAATGAGGGAGGTGGAAAGGGGCGGGATGACAGCGGAAAGGGGCTGGGCTCCCAGCATGTGGTTCTGAAGGGTGAGAAAGGCCATCTCGGGGGTTTCGGGGTCCAATGACCTGAACTGGTCGTTGAGCTTTCGGGCCTGCCATAACCCCTTGAGACGGTGGGTAAGCCCCCTCGTGTAGAGCCATCTCTTCTCCAGTTCCTCGATATCATCCAGGCTCTTACGCCAGGTGTCAGCCACCTCATCCCACTCCCGGTACAGTTGCCGCATCTCCTCCAGTGAGGAGGGGAACTCCCTGGCCAACTCGGCCAGGAACCGGTCCCGATCGGGGTAGACGTTGATCCTGTGGCGGGGGAGGACCACCTGGTAACTCACATCGTGTTGAGGATACGACTGGTTCACGAGAACTTTGCCGATCCCTATCTCGTCCAGGAACTTCCGCAGGAAACCATCACTGTCCAGGCCAAAAAGAGGCCCCGGACGTTTTCTGAAAAGGTATCCGTTTACGGAAACGTCAGCTGGAACATTGTTATCCAGTCCGTCGACGATGAGTACTTTTCGTCCCCGTCTGGCCATGAGGGCGGCCAGGGCGAGTTGCGGGAATCGGGTCCCGATAACGGTGAGATGAAAGGATGATGCCATGATCGCCGCTTCAGGCTTCGACGGAACCTGCGCCGAGGATCCTGACCTTTCGGCCTTCGATAAGGAGCCTGCCCTCGGACCAGAGCCGGAGCGATTCGGGGTAGATGCGATGCTCCTCGATCAGGATGCGGGCGGACAGGTCCCCTACGGTATCGTCAGGAAGTATGGGGACGACGGCCTGCAGAATGATGGGTCCGGTGTCCGTTCCCTCGTCAACGAAGTGTGTCGTACAGCCCGAGAACCGCACGCCGTAATCGAGGGCCTGTTTCTGGCCGTGAGTCCCGGGGAAGGAGGGAAGGAGAGCGGGGTGAATGTTCATGATCCGGTGATGGTAGTGGTTGACGAAGCGGGGGGTCAGGACACGCATGAACCCCGCCAGGACGACCAGTTCAACTCCGTGCCCGTCGATGATCTCGATGAGCCTCGATTCAAAAGCCTCCCGGTCGGGGAATTCGCCATGTTTGACCACGACGGTGGGGATCCCGTGCCTGGCGGCCCGTTCCAGACCATACACGCCTTCCTTGTTACTGAGAACGAGAGCGATCTCGACCTTGACGCGACCGGTTTCGACGGAATCGATGATGGACTGAAGGTTGGTCCCGCCACCGGAGACGAGGACCGCGATCTTTTTCATGAAAGCTCCTTACGCAGCTTTGGTCGTCGCTTTAGTGCGAAGATCAAAGAGCGAAGCTCGAAGAAAAGGTCACAAGTAAGATAATCTTCGTTCATTGCCTGCCCTGAGCCTGGTCGAAGGGTGCTTCGCGCCCAGGTCAAACCTGATGACTGGCATCAGAGGAAAATCACTTTATCTTCTTCTTCAGAACGAATCTCTACAGATCCGATACGATACACTTTCTCCCCACGATCCAGCAAGACAGCAGCTATTTTATCAGCTTTGTCAGGTGAGACGATAACCAGCATTCCGAGGCCCATGTTGAAGGTGGCGTACATCTCATCCTCGGGAACGTTACCAAGTCTCGATATCAGGTCGAAGATGGGGGGACCCGGCCAACTGCCCTTCCTGATAATGGCCTTGAGGTTGCCGGGCACGACGCGAGGGATGTTCCCTCCGAACCCTCCGCCCGTGATGTGGACCATCCCGTGAACCTCACCGCCGGCTATGACGGGGAGCAGGGAAGGCGCGTAGGAACGGTGGGGTTCCAGGAGCTCGTCGCCGAGAGGACGGCCGAGATCGGGGTGGATCCCGTTCAGGGGCAGGGCGGCCATCTCCAGGAGGACCTTGCGGGCCAGGGAGTAACCGTTGGTGTGAAGGCCCGAAGAGGCCAGGCCGAGGATCGTGTCACCGTGACCGATGGCATCACCCGTGATGATCTCGCCGCGGCCCACGACCCCGATGATGGTACCGGCGAGGTCATATTCACCCTGGTCGTAAAATCCCGGCATTTCAGCTGTTTCGCCCCCGAGGAGTGCGCATCCGCTGGCACGGCAGGCTGCACAGATCCCTTGTACAACCTTTTCCACAACGCCCGGTACCAGATGGCCGGTGGCCAGGTAATCCAGAAAAAAGAGGGGACGGGCGCCCTGGACCAGGATGTCGTTGATGCAGTGGTTGACGATATCCTGCCCGACTGTTTCGTGGCGGTCCATGAGAAATGCCACCTTGAGCTTGGTTCCCACGCCATCGATGCTGGAAACCAGGACGGCGTCGGGGGGGAACTGACTGGTGGAGAAGAGACCCCCGAACCCACCGATGCCGCCCAGGACCTCTGGCCCATGGGTCTTTTTGACAAGGCTGCCGATCCTTTTCTTGGCCTCGTTGGCTGAAGAAATATCGACTCCGGCATCGGAATATCTGGTTTCCTTCATGGTCGGGATTCTCTCGAAAGGCAATGGGCCGGACACTTGATACCCGGCCAGCTGCGTGTCAATGTTTATCGACTCGCTGCTGTTAAGTATGTCGGAAACCTCTGATCGCCTTGGTACGTTAAGATACCGAATTACAGCGGGAAAATACTATAAAAACAGTTGATGACTTCGCAAAAAGTCCCGGATTGGACTTTTTGCGACCCTGTCACAGTTCAAATGCTCCGGGATTTTGCACGACAATTCACGATCGCAGTGTACGATTTTCCGACAAACGATATCTAGGAGCCTGGCAGATGTTCTCTGACGGGCTCCTAGTTTCCGCCAAGGTAAAACAATTCCGGGGGCCTGTCAAACACCCAAAATCGCGAAAATAAGATCAATCGCGATTTGGGGGGGACGAAGCGCTTCCTTTGTCGGACGGTCGGTTGAAATATTTGACAAAAATGGCAGATATGATATAAGTGCTAGTGAGTAGTGAGTAGTGAGTAGTGAGTAGTGAGTAGTGAGTAGAGAGAAGGGATGATCGCTCTTCCCTCCTCCCCATGATACGAATTGGAGTTTCACTTGACTATGACTATTTCACGCGTAGCGCTGGCGGTTATCGGTGACGAGGTTCTGCTGGGCGAGGTCGCCGACCTGAATATCCACCTGGTGAGCCGGGAGATCTTCCGGGCAGGCGCCGAACTGGGTTACGTCTGCGTCCTGCCCGACGACGTGCGGTTCCTCGTGGAGCACCTTGGCTGGATGCGGGAGCGGTACGATTGGGTTATCACCACGGGCGGCATCGGGGCCACCCATGATGACCTCACAAAACAGGTCGTGTCCCGCATCATGGGTGTTCCCCTCGTGGTTGCGCCCGAGGCCGTCGATGCCCTCGAAGCGCGGCTGGGATCGCCCCTTTCGGCCAGGCTGCTGGAACTGGCCATGGTTCCGGAAGGAGCGGAGCTCATCACCAACGAATTGACGGCCGCTCCCGGGTTTGTCATCGGGAACCTCATCGTTCTGCCGGGAATCCCGAAGCTTGTGGAATCGATGCTCGGAATGATAAAAGGAAAATTCAAGGGATCAGAGTTCTTTACGAAAACCGTTTTGACGCCCTTGAGGGAATCGGAGATCGCCAGCCATCTTGAAGAGGTCCAGGCAAGGTTCCCTTCGGTCAAGGTCGGCTCCTACCCGAGGATAGAACCCGGGGGACACCGGGTCAGGGTCGTGCTTCGAAGCAGGGATCCGGAATCCCTCGGAGAGGCGGAGGCTCTGCTTGTTGAAAGGATCGGTCAATGATCGGCCCCATTACGTCCGACATCAGGTTATTTGAACGATATCGGCCCCGGGCCGCCGGGATCATGCTGGTTCTTGCCGTGGCCATTTTCGGCTCCGGCTGCACCTTTATGGAAAACCTCCGGAAAGGGCCCGCTCCGGCCGGCGAGGCCCAGGAAATCGTCGGCCGCCGTGCCCGGGAACTTTCCGTTATCGGGGAAAAGGCCGGCAGGACGGCCCCGGAAGAACTCGGAGCCGCCCGGGTTGTGCTCGACGAGATGTCCTATTTCGGGGGACAGGGGAACAGTGGGGAGGTCTCGAGGCTGGATGAGAAGATGACCGGGATCCTCGATTCGATAAAGGCCAAGACTCCAGGATCCGGCGGCAACGGGGCTGTGGATCAACTGGCGAAACTCCGGCGGGAAAACAGCCGCCTCCAGCTCCAGGTAAAGGAACTCGAGGACAAGATCAAGGCCCGGGAACTTTCAGCCGGAATAGAGCGTGGCACACTCACCAGGCGTCTCGAGATCGTCCAGGCGGCACGTGATGAGGCCGTTGCCGAGGTGGTTCGTATCAGGGCCCGGATCCAGGGGATGGCCTCCAGGTCCGAAGCGTCGGCCATGTTCGCCGAGGCCAGGGTTCTCATCGACAGAATGGTGGAAGAGGCCTACCGGGAACAGGCGTTAGAGGATGTGGAACTGGCAGAGCATTACCTGCGTTCGGGCAAGGAGGCTCTCGACCAGGATAACCCGGCAGGGGCGGCCTACCTGTTCGACCGTGTCTCGGAGCTTTACACCACGATGATGAAATCGGATCCCAGGCAGATGACGGTGAAGGTCAGGAACGCCGCTTTGAGGAAGTCCCCTTCCGACTCTTCCCAGAGCCTTGGCTACCTTTCCCAGGGCGATTACGCGAGGGGTCAGGAGAAGAAGGGGGGATGGATCCGGGTCGAGAGTCCTTCCGGTCTCGAGGGCTGGATCCTCCGGGAACAGGTCCAGTAAACGACTCGACGCGGTTGCGTCCAGCTTCCTTGGCAATATACATGGCTGTGTCGGCGGCCTCCACGATCTCCTCGAAAGATGAACCGTCTTCGGGGGCGGTGGCAAGCCCGACGCTGATGGTGATCCTGGTCTCTTTCCCCTTGAGCATGAAAACGTTTTTTTCAACGGCCTCACGGATCTTCTCGGCGATCAACGCACCGCCCCTCCCCTCGGTGTGGCTCAGGCAGACGATCCACTCCTCCCCTCCGAAACGGGCGACAACGTCTGTCTTTCGAACGCTGCTGACCAGAAGGTTAGCCAGCCGCCTGAGAGCTTCATCCCCGGCGATATGGCCGTAGGTGTCGTTGTAACTCTTGAACCTGTCCAGGTCGATCATGAGTACGGTCAGGGGCTGGCCGGTCCTGACCGACAGCTCCAGCTCCCGCGGCAGATAATCCTCTATGTAGCGCCTGTTGTAGCGGCCGGTGAGGGGGTCGGTAATGGTCATGACCCGCATCTGCTCGCTGTTGGCGCGGATCTCTTCCAGGCTTTCCTGGAGGCTCATGGACATGCTGTTGAAGGTCTGAATGAACTCTCCCAGTTCACCACCCGCCCTGGCACTGACCTCCAGCCCCGGTTTGCCGGA
Coding sequences within it:
- a CDS encoding SH3 domain-containing protein, producing MIGPITSDIRLFERYRPRAAGIMLVLAVAIFGSGCTFMENLRKGPAPAGEAQEIVGRRARELSVIGEKAGRTAPEELGAARVVLDEMSYFGGQGNSGEVSRLDEKMTGILDSIKAKTPGSGGNGAVDQLAKLRRENSRLQLQVKELEDKIKARELSAGIERGTLTRRLEIVQAARDEAVAEVVRIRARIQGMASRSEASAMFAEARVLIDRMVEEAYREQALEDVELAEHYLRSGKEALDQDNPAGAAYLFDRVSELYTTMMKSDPRQMTVKVRNAALRKSPSDSSQSLGYLSQGDYARGQEKKGGWIRVESPSGLEGWILREQVQ